A window of Palaemon carinicauda isolate YSFRI2023 chromosome 27, ASM3689809v2, whole genome shotgun sequence contains these coding sequences:
- the LOC137621252 gene encoding uncharacterized protein: MALVSWIRQRDLQVLPTGRHTFSTDLRISVLPGTRLKLRRSRDLASQGSLQSHVFEGENDSSWYHAIGSQGPRSSSYSQLEYEEEEGPGSFAAMTTYVTEDTRFLNMVELGGRISFRHIFPRYKMDAKRGKRSLHHYKLQLGKPKNGSLV; the protein is encoded by the coding sequence GTTTCCTGGATCCGCCAGCGAGATTTACAGGTATTGCCCACTGGACGGCACACATTCTCAACGGATTTGAGAATATCAGTCTTGCCCGGGACAAGACTCAAACTGCGTAGATCTCGGGACCTAGCAAGTCAAGGGAGTCTTCAAAGTCATGTATTTGAAGGAGAAAACGATTCAAGTTGGTATCATGCAATTGGTAGTCAGGGTCCGAGGTCCTCTTCATATTCGCAACTTGAATATGAAGAAGAGGAGGGGCCAGGGAGTTTCGCTGCCATGACAACCTACGTAACAGAAGACACAAGATTTCTGAATATGGTAGAACTGGGCGGAAGAATCTCTTTTAGACATATATTTCCCAGGTATAAAATGGACGCCAAACGAGGTAAGAGAAGCTTACACCACTACAAATTACAACTAGGCAAGCCGAAAAATGGGTCCTTGGTATAA